AGGAGAGCGGGGTCGCCGGGTTGAGGGAGACTCCGGCCCGCTTCCCCAGAGATTTGATCAGCTGCACCGAGCGATGCAGATGGGGGCAGGCCTCGGCGTGGACGACGATGATGTCGGCCCCGGCCCGGGCGAAGTCTGGGACGTAGCGGTCGGGATGCTCGATCATCAGGTGGACGTCGAGCGGCAGGGTGGTCACCCGGCGCACCGCCTCGACCACCAGCGGACCGATGGTGATGTTGGGAACGAAATGGCCGTCCATGACATCGATGTGAACGTAGTCGGCGCCGCCCTTTTCAATGGCGCGGACCTCTTCTCCCAGGCGGGAGAAGTCAGCGGAGAGAATGGAAGGGGCAATTTTGATCATGGACTGACTCCTGACAACGAAAATGAGCAAGGCCTTTTTACCACGAAGTACAAGAAGGACACGAAGATTTTCTCAAGACTTCGTTCGATTTCGTCGATCACGTCGATGGTTTATCAAAAAAACTACATTCTCTCGCGCAAAGCCGCAAAGGTCGCAAAGAAATTCAATGATCCGGACCCAAACCAATCATTTGAAAGGATTGAGAAAAAACTGCC
This genomic stretch from Desulfuromonadales bacterium harbors:
- the rpe gene encoding ribulose-phosphate 3-epimerase, translated to MIKIAPSILSADFSRLGEEVRAIEKGGADYVHIDVMDGHFVPNITIGPLVVEAVRRVTTLPLDVHLMIEHPDRYVPDFARAGADIIVVHAEACPHLHRSVQLIKSLGKRAGVSLNPATPLSCLDYVLDDLDLVLLMTVNPGFGGQSFIPACLPKIEALRREIDRRGLAVELEVDGGVKTDNIGLIAGAGAEVFVAGSAVFGTPDYAATIAALRENGRALSA